The Bradyrhizobium sp. LLZ17 genomic sequence GCGCTGAGTCAGCATGCCGCGCGCGGCGAGCGCCAATCCGCTGGCATTGCGGTGGCTGGCGGTGGCGCGCTCGCGCGTCGCCGCCTTCAGCACATCGAGGCCTTCGCGATCGAACTTGTCGGCGGTGGCAAGCGCCCGCGCGTTCCAGGCCTCGCGCGCGTCGTCCTTCTTGAAGCCTGGGCCGGTGTCGATGATCAGCAGCGCGCGGGTGGCTTGCGGCTGCGCGCGGTAGAAGGCGAGCGACATGTAACCGCCGAGCGACAGCCCGCCGATGACGGCGCGCTCGACGCCGACCGCATCGAGGATCGCCGCCATGTCACCGACGGCCAGCGCTTCGCTATAGGCCTTGGGATCATCGGGATAATCGGATTGGCCGTGACCGCGCATGTCCCACAGGATCAGCTGGTGATCCTTCGCAAGCGCCTCGACCTGCCCATGCCACATCGCCGAGGTCGAGGAATAGCCGTGGGTAAGCAGCAATGGCGGACCATCGCCGTGAACTTCGTAATAGATCCCGACGCCGTCCCGATCGACCCATGGCATTGCGTCCGCCTTCCTTTATTCTCGCCGCGAAATCAGTGCACCCTCTCCCCTTGTGGGAGAGGGTGGATCGCCGCGCGGCGGCGAGCCGGGTGAGGGGTCTCTCTCCGCGAGTCCGGCTGCTGTTGAATTCGCGGATAGATACCCCTCATCCGGCGCTTCGCGCCACCTTCTCCCACAAGGGGAGAAAATGAACTCCATAGCGCTCCATACAGCTCCATGCAACTCCACTAACCGATTGTTATTGCTGATTTTATCTCTACTGCGCTACAGTGGGCTCCATACTCCTCCACCCCCATCTTGGGGACATTTTGAGGACACCATGGCCCGCCGCACGCGTTCTGCATTTCTGGAAAACCGTACTGCACGCTTGAAGCTCGCGACACGTAAGAAGCCGTACACGGCGCTGATCGCGCCCGGCATCTTTCTCGCATATCGCCGCAATGCTGGTCCCGGCACATGGTCGGTGAAGTGCAATGGCTGGCTGAAGCGTTTCGCCCTCGCAGACGATCACGAGAACGCCAACGGCGAAAGCCTCATGACCTACTGGCAGGCGCTGGAGCGAGCCAAGACCCTGGCGCGTGCGGGTGAGACCAACACCGAACAGCCGATCAGTGTTGCCGAAGCCGTGACCGCATATGAAGCCGATCTCGAAACGCGCGGCGGACGCAAGTACAATGCAACTCAACTCCGTCTGCATCTGACCGACGCCTTAAAGAGCAAGGCGGTCGTCCTCCTGATTGAGCGAGAACTGCGCGACTGGCGCGCCGGTTTGGTGAAAACCGGACTGAAGCCGTCGTCGGCCGATCGCATCGGGCGTTCGCTGAAGGCGGCGCTGGCGCTTGCGGCGCGCAACGACAAGCGCATCACGAATGCATCGGCATGGAAGAACGGTCTGAAGAAACTGCCCGACAGCGAGATCGCTCGCAACGTGATCCTGCCTGATCAGACTGTCACCGCGCTGGTCAACGGATCGTATGATGAGGATCGTGACTTCGGGCTGCTGATGGACGTTCTGGCCGAGACCGGCGCGCGCGAAAGTCAGGTTTTCCGGCTGACCTCCGTTGATTTGCAAGATCACCTGACCGCGCCGCGCTTGATGATGCCGACTAGCCGGAAGGGCAAGAGCCGCAAGATCGAATATCGGCCGTTGCCGATCTCAACGCGACTGGCGAAGGCGCTGCGACAACAGGCAACGGGCCGGGCAACGCATGCGCCCCTGTTCGACAAAGTGTGGAACTTGGCGACGATGTTCCGTCCGGTGG encodes the following:
- a CDS encoding site-specific integrase → MARRTRSAFLENRTARLKLATRKKPYTALIAPGIFLAYRRNAGPGTWSVKCNGWLKRFALADDHENANGESLMTYWQALERAKTLARAGETNTEQPISVAEAVTAYEADLETRGGRKYNATQLRLHLTDALKSKAVVLLIERELRDWRAGLVKTGLKPSSADRIGRSLKAALALAARNDKRITNASAWKNGLKKLPDSEIARNVILPDQTVTALVNGSYDEDRDFGLLMDVLAETGARESQVFRLTSVDLQDHLTAPRLMMPTSRKGKSRKIEYRPLPISTRLAKALRQQATGRATHAPLFDKVWNLATMFRPVVERFGLGSETTPYALRHSSIVRQLLKGVPTRVVAAHHDTSVAMIEKNYSRFIIGDPSDALTRATLLDLEKPSSLAHAA
- a CDS encoding alpha/beta fold hydrolase, with product MPWVDRDGVGIYYEVHGDGPPLLLTHGYSSTSAMWHGQVEALAKDHQLILWDMRGHGQSDYPDDPKAYSEALAVGDMAAILDAVGVERAVIGGLSLGGYMSLAFYRAQPQATRALLIIDTGPGFKKDDAREAWNARALATADKFDREGLDVLKAATRERATASHRNASGLALAARGMLTQRDARVIELLPYIKVPSLIVVGADDTPFLAASDYMATKIPGAQKIVIPAAGHAVNIDQPQAFVDAVVPFLKNLPG